TCCATCTTTACAAGCGTAACGATAACTATTGGAACATTTGTTGTCGTTCCAACGTCCACTTCCTACGATCTGGAGGCAATCTTCTGCGCCACCATAATCGTTAGGCTCAGCATAATCCCAAGACCAAAGTCCTTGTTTTGCAAAATCCGGACTGAATTGGTCAATTCCGAATACGCTGATCCCACAAGCCAACATCTGAGCGATATTGTCGTTAGTGAATACTCCACTTTCTTTTACGCCATCATAGACGCCAAAGTAGTTGGTGCTATCGTTAAAAACACGAGTCATAGTGTTATTATATACATTTCTGTCCCAATTACAGCTAGGATAACCTTGGAAAGCTTTCGGGCTGATTGTATTATTCCCAAAGAAAATCCTTTTTGAGTATTGGTTCCAAGCTCCGTCGTAACAACCGTTGCTCATCATCAGGATCCTTCTGTTAGAGGAAACCAGATCCTTCAGTTTAGGCATATTCGCAGCGCTCGGAATATCTCCGCAAGAGCCGCTGTATCTGTAAAGATACGGATCCAAATAACTTCTTACGATTCCAAGGAACTCGTCCTGTCTTCCATCCAGATAATCCTCGAAATACAGAACCAAAACTTCGTTTCTGTTCTGTGGAGAAGAAATCCAGTTACGAATCTCTTCCAGTCCTTTGGTTGCAGGACGATCGAATACATTACATCCTAAATCGTTGGATTGAGCATGACAAAGCAAGAAATCGTTTTTGAAATTCGTGCTCAGATAATAATGAATATCTAATTCTATAAACCTAGCTCCCAATCTCAACTGGTCTGTAAGAGACAACTGTTGATTCGGAAAAGCGTAAGAAAAGAAAGGTCCTGCATACGCCTTGCTGTTATAAGAATTGTGTGTGCCGTAAAACAAAGCCTGGTGTACAGGTAGGTTGGCCGCTACTTGTACTTGTCTTTGCACAGCGAGTGATTTTGCTTCCGCAGACTTTTCGAATATATCGATCGGACTTTCAGTTACTGCTCCCCTGCTTGCAAACAAACTAGTCGAAGACAAGCTTATCAGCAAAACGGTAAGCATGATTAATTTTCTCTTCATATTTCCATTCACCTTTTTTACTTCTGTGGATGCATAATATTTTGAAGGCTTAACTTGTAACAAGCTTCTTCTTATAAGCGGCTTATATATGTTCATTTTTATGAAGAACGATCGTTATTTATAATTTATTTATCAATTAGTATGACTACAAACAAACAGAGTTCAGTGAGTGATTGCTCATACATTAAATTTATATAATATATTTATAAGAAGCGCCTGATCCATAACTTATAAAGAATTGTACGGTTTTGTTTTTCTCCGAATAGACGATATGAAAACAACTTGTTTCATTGGAAGAAGGTCCGCAAAATACGGACATTATGCCAGCTAAGAAGAAGTCCCAAAAGACAAACTCTTCCCCTAAACGAGGGATCAAATACGAAGACAAATCTCCAGGACAGCCGGAACTAATTCCGATTTTTGAAGAGATCAAGAAGCTGATGAAACCCTATAAAAAGGGAAGCCTCAAAGAAAGAGAGGACACTGGAGGTCAATACGGCTTGGTGAGCGAAATGGAAATCGAAGTAAACGGCAAAAAAAAGCCCGAGGTTTATTTCGCGGGGATACTTGTTCAAAAAGGGTATGTAGGATTTTATTTTATGCCCGTATATTCTCAACCGGAAATAAAAAAGGTCTTCCAACCCGAACTTCTGAAATGTTTAAAAGGCAAAAGTTGTTTTTATATAAAGAAGAAAGACCCTGTCCTTTTCGCTCAGATCAAAGACGCCTTAAAATTAGGATACGAAGAATATAAAAAGAAAGGCTGGGTTAAATAAACCTTTTACTTTCCTAAAAAGATTTTAGTAAAATATTCCCTTAGTTCAGCAGAAGGCATAATCTGATAATGAGATAACCCTTTTAGAATCTTGACTCTAGTGTCCGGATTAGACTTCTTACGAAATATAGAATCGCTCAAAAGAGTAAGACTTGGTTTTTCTACGATACCGTCTCCGATCCAAGAAGACCAGTCTCCTTCTTCTTCGGAAACAAAACTGTAGATCTGATAGGCATCTATGTCATCCAGTTCGCCGAAATATTTTTCTTTTCCGTATCTGCCTAAATGTGTGCCTTCTTTCCAATCTTCCTCTCTGATAATTCCGTGAGAGAGGTCCTTCATTGCTTCACTTCTTTGGTTTCCGATATAACCGACTAGCTGGACTGGAAACACAGGTAGAGCTTCTGCCCCCAGACCCAACCAGAATCCAACTTTTTCAATATAAGAACCTCCGTCAGGAGAACTAATAAATAATACTTTTTGAATATTAGAAGAAAGTGGATTCCCCTCTTTTTTTGAAGAATACAATGCGCTTCTAAGAATAAGGCCGCCTTGGCTATAGGAAACTACATCGAATTTTTTACTTTTTAGTTCAGGATCTTCCAGGACCTTCTTCACTAACTCAAGAAGTTTGGATCCATTCTCGGAGATATGAGCCCCAGGATTGAATCTAAGATAAATAGGGTAATAATTTTCTTGGATCAGAATTTCGGAGAAAGAAGGTTCTCCATTTTTCGTCCAGAGTCCTTCATCACAAAATAAACCTGGTACGCATAAGATCGGTTTTTTGGATCCGGATTTTTTCCAATCGGCCAATACTTCTTCCGGACTTACATCTTTTCCATCCAAACGAAACGACGCCTGGATCTCGGAAGTTGTGATCATTCCTGCGAAAGATTCTCCCACTACGCTCGAAACGGAAATATTTTCGAATACCTTCTTTTGGATCAGAGATTCTGTTTCACTCAATGCCTCTAAAGCAGTATGCATTGCCTGTGCGGTAGATTCGAATGCTTTGGAAAGACCTTCTTCCGTTTTACTTCCGGCTTCGGCCAAGGATATACCAGTGTTCTTCAAAAATTCTCCGAATCTGGTTCCATTTACTGTAGGTGTTTCAGAGATCTGGGATAAACTTTTTGCGCACCATTCAAATGAACCTGTGAGTGCGGATTTAACTCCGGATAGAACTCCAAGAGATGTGTCCCTTGCGAATGAAACTGCGAATTTTCCCAACTTCATGCTGGGTTCTGTGGGCTTGTATGGCATATTTATAATTCTTAATTGGAGAGCGACGCCTCACTATACGTAAAAACTGTAAGCCGTCAAGGGGAAAGATAGGTAAATTAGATATTAAGAAGCCCGAAAGGCTTCTTAATTTTTAAGATCAATTTAACAAGCGAGTTGGACGAAGCTGATCGCGTCGGACTTGCTGAACTCTTCCTCATCTTCAATAAAGCCTAAGAAGAGAGCTTGGGCTCTCATTCTTGCAATATGAGCGGCAGGATAATCCATCACGCAGAGAGTTTGTTTGCCCAAGAAATCTTTTTCTTCTCCTAGAGCAAGTATGGGTTCGCTCGATTTGCGGACTCCGTTTTCGCCGAAGTCCAAAATCAATCTATAAGCTTTTTCCCCATGATCTAGAAGCAATTCAAAACCAATCACCTTACCGACTCTTAAGTCTAGATCGGCAAAAGGTTTTTCCGAAACTAAGTTTATATATTCAGTCGATTCCATCATCTAGTATAACCATTCTTAGATATTTATTTGACAAAAAAAATATGAAGAAGGTCCAAAAATCGCTGTTAGACTGCAGGCAAATCCAAGAAAAATCTAGTGTATTCCATTGGAGCACTTTCGAAGGAAAGAAATCCTCCATGCTCTTTCACGATACCTAAGCTGACAGAAAGTCCTAGACCGGTTCCCTTATCTGCTCCTTTAGTAGTGAAGAATGTATTGAAGATAGATTTACCGATCTCCTGAGGAATTCCGGAACCTAAATCTTCTACCGTAATTCTGACCCAAGATTTACCTCCGATCTCTTCCGGTTTTGCGGATATGATCATTCTCTTGTTCTCATCATATTCCGGATAACGTTGATTCAACGCATCCGTTCCGTTATTGATCAGATTCAAGAGTACCTGAAGTATCTGCCCTTCTTTGCACATCACGGAAGGAAGATCAGTATGCACATCCAGATCCAACTGGATACGGCTCATTTTTAATCTTTGTTCCGAGATAGAACGTGCCCTGGAGATTAAAGCAAAAACGCTTACAGGTTCGAAGTTTCCTTTTTCCTGTCTGGCAAATCTTAATAGATCTTTTACCATTACGGAAATTCTTTCTCCTTCCTGTTTGATCTTAGAAGCAATCTTTTGCGCCTTGTCTACATCCATATCTCCTTTGGAGATCAATTGAGCATAATCGATGATCGCCATGATAGGATTATTGATCTCATGGGCCATAGCCCCCGCTAAAAATCCCATCGCTTCCACTTTCTGGCTTTGTCTGAGTTGTTCTTCGATTTCAAACTTCTCTTGTTCCGCCCTTCTTAAGGCTTTATGTTCTTCGATTTCTCGGATTGCTCTTCTTAAAGCTGGGACAAGTTTTACTAACCTGTCTTTCAGAACATAGTCCGTTGCTCCTCTAGTTAAAGTTTGGATGGCTGCCTCTTCTCCGTACGTTCCGGACACGAATATAAAAGGAGTACTAGGGCATTGTTCTTTTGCGATAGTTAATGCAGACAATCCATCAAAATTAGGAAGTGAATAATCCGAAAAAATAAAATCAGGCTTCTCGTCTTCGATTGCCTTAAGGTATTCGTCCCTATCTTGGACATGGACAGGAATGTATTCCACGCCCCCTCTTTTTAATTCCCTTTGGATAAGTTCTAGGTCTGTAGAAGAATCTTCTAAAAAAAGGAATTTCAGCGTCTTCATAATCAATGCACCGATTTATTTAATATACACCAATATTGTCCTATTTCAGATACTGTTATGATCAGTTTTTCAAATTCTACAGGTTTTATAATATAACTGTTTACGCCTAGTTTATAACTTTCTACTATATCTTTCTCTTCCGCAGAGGAAGTTAACATCACAACTGGAACTGTTTTTAATTTTTCATCTGACTTGATCTCTCTTAGCACCTCGAGACCATCCACTTTAGGCATTTTAAGATCTAATAATACAAATAATGGCTTTCCGCCGGATTCTCTCCCCTTATATCTTCCTCTGCAAAATAAAAATTCTAGAGCTTCCTCTCCATCTTTGACGTGAAAGACTTGGTTTACTAAATTATTTTTCCTGAAACCTCTCAGAGTCAGCTCTGCATCGTTCGGATTGTCCTCCGCATAAAGTATATCATAGTTTCCCGATTGATTCATTCTTCTTTATTCCTTGTTCGGTATTGTAAAATAAAACGTGGCACCTTGTCCCATTTTCCCTTCTGCCCAAACTTTTCCGCCATGTCTTTGCACGATCCTATCCACGATGGCAAGCCCTATCCCTGTTCCATTAAATTCTTCGTTCGAATGTAATCTTTGGAATACCTTGAAAAGTTTGTGAGAATATTGATCGTCGAAACCTACTCCATTATCTTTTACAAAAAATATTCGATTCCCTTCTCCATTTAAAAAACCTATTTCGACGAAAGGATCCTGAGATTTGGAAGAATACTTGAATGCGTTTGAGATCAGATTCAACCAAACCTGTTTTAACATAGGGGCATCCCCTCTTATAGGAGGAAGTTCCGCAATTTGTACCTTAGGGCTTTTAGATCCGTATTCTTGATTGATAATCTCTATCGAATCGGAAACCATATGTTTCATATTTATAGAATCCGATTTCGGTTCCAACTTGGAAACACGATAAAATGCCAACAGATCATCTATCAATTGACCCATAAATTTGGAATTTGTAGCGATCACATTCAGAAGCCTTAGAGCCTCGGGCTCTAAAACGTTAGAATAATCTTCTAACATGATCTTTGTAAATCCGTCTATCCCACGGATAGGAGCCCGCAAATCGTGAGAAACGGAATAACTAAATGCTTCCAATTCCCGGTTGGCATATTCTAGTTTATGAATATTCTCCTCGAGATCTTGGTTCAGTTGGTTTATCTGGAATTCTTTCAGATTCCTCTCAGTCACATCCAACCATTCCACCACGCTTCCGAGTCTTTCTCCTGAAGAATCGATAACGGGGTCTGCGCTCAGATTAAACTGTCTCCCGCCTATAGAAATGGTACTTTTATGAGTGCTGGTAAACGTCGAGAGAATATGCCTTTGTTTCTCAGGATGAACATGAAAAATATCTATACAAGATCCCAAAAGTGCTTCCGGAGAAAAATGCGGATACTGATTGCGAAT
The DNA window shown above is from Leptospira neocaledonica and carries:
- a CDS encoding lectin-like protein, which codes for MKRKLIMLTVLLISLSSTSLFASRGAVTESPIDIFEKSAEAKSLAVQRQVQVAANLPVHQALFYGTHNSYNSKAYAGPFFSYAFPNQQLSLTDQLRLGARFIELDIHYYLSTNFKNDFLLCHAQSNDLGCNVFDRPATKGLEEIRNWISSPQNRNEVLVLYFEDYLDGRQDEFLGIVRSYLDPYLYRYSGSCGDIPSAANMPKLKDLVSSNRRILMMSNGCYDGAWNQYSKRIFFGNNTISPKAFQGYPSCNWDRNVYNNTMTRVFNDSTNYFGVYDGVKESGVFTNDNIAQMLACGISVFGIDQFSPDFAKQGLWSWDYAEPNDYGGAEDCLQIVGSGRWNDNKCSNSYRYACKDGSGNWAITEASGNWANGKSACSSRGWNFSSPVTPYENKKLQEAKSAKGVSEVWANLTDQYSEGYWEAGR
- a CDS encoding DUF1801 domain-containing protein, which translates into the protein MPAKKKSQKTNSSPKRGIKYEDKSPGQPELIPIFEEIKKLMKPYKKGSLKEREDTGGQYGLVSEMEIEVNGKKKPEVYFAGILVQKGYVGFYFMPVYSQPEIKKVFQPELLKCLKGKSCFYIKKKDPVLFAQIKDALKLGYEEYKKKGWVK
- a CDS encoding esterase/lipase family protein; the encoded protein is MPYKPTEPSMKLGKFAVSFARDTSLGVLSGVKSALTGSFEWCAKSLSQISETPTVNGTRFGEFLKNTGISLAEAGSKTEEGLSKAFESTAQAMHTALEALSETESLIQKKVFENISVSSVVGESFAGMITTSEIQASFRLDGKDVSPEEVLADWKKSGSKKPILCVPGLFCDEGLWTKNGEPSFSEILIQENYYPIYLRFNPGAHISENGSKLLELVKKVLEDPELKSKKFDVVSYSQGGLILRSALYSSKKEGNPLSSNIQKVLFISSPDGGSYIEKVGFWLGLGAEALPVFPVQLVGYIGNQRSEAMKDLSHGIIREEDWKEGTHLGRYGKEKYFGELDDIDAYQIYSFVSEEEGDWSSWIGDGIVEKPSLTLLSDSIFRKKSNPDTRVKILKGLSHYQIMPSAELREYFTKIFLGK
- a CDS encoding CsaA family protein, with the protein product MMESTEYINLVSEKPFADLDLRVGKVIGFELLLDHGEKAYRLILDFGENGVRKSSEPILALGEEKDFLGKQTLCVMDYPAAHIARMRAQALFLGFIEDEEEFSKSDAISFVQLAC
- the lvrB gene encoding hybrid histidine kinase/response regulator LvrB: MKTLKFLFLEDSSTDLELIQRELKRGGVEYIPVHVQDRDEYLKAIEDEKPDFIFSDYSLPNFDGLSALTIAKEQCPSTPFIFVSGTYGEEAAIQTLTRGATDYVLKDRLVKLVPALRRAIREIEEHKALRRAEQEKFEIEEQLRQSQKVEAMGFLAGAMAHEINNPIMAIIDYAQLISKGDMDVDKAQKIASKIKQEGERISVMVKDLLRFARQEKGNFEPVSVFALISRARSISEQRLKMSRIQLDLDVHTDLPSVMCKEGQILQVLLNLINNGTDALNQRYPEYDENKRMIISAKPEEIGGKSWVRITVEDLGSGIPQEIGKSIFNTFFTTKGADKGTGLGLSVSLGIVKEHGGFLSFESAPMEYTRFFLDLPAV
- a CDS encoding response regulator, whose translation is MNQSGNYDILYAEDNPNDAELTLRGFRKNNLVNQVFHVKDGEEALEFLFCRGRYKGRESGGKPLFVLLDLKMPKVDGLEVLREIKSDEKLKTVPVVMLTSSAEEKDIVESYKLGVNSYIIKPVEFEKLIITVSEIGQYWCILNKSVH
- a CDS encoding ATP-binding protein, producing the protein MGFLSLLIGVSSWISSRNLAQSKDWESHTFGVISRLESLASSVKETKIRFLLFLSSGKKEDLEYYKTEKQNLFFKLGELKYITRDNQIQIGVLSELEKVMIKRDELVQKFGYSSRNQEVEIENATLENEIDRLIDKLKEKEIVLLADRSSNSKGKEKITDWILFLSVAFNILILAVVYRFLKTESDRRIGAEKVLSEKNDLLEHTLSEKEKVYKEILMIKSALDCASSNIMIADNDLNVIYTNRSVVNMFQAAKENIRNQYPHFSPEALLGSCIDIFHVHPEKQRHILSTFTSTHKSTISIGGRQFNLSADPVIDSSGERLGSVVEWLDVTERNLKEFQINQLNQDLEENIHKLEYANRELEAFSYSVSHDLRAPIRGIDGFTKIMLEDYSNVLEPEALRLLNVIATNSKFMGQLIDDLLAFYRVSKLEPKSDSINMKHMVSDSIEIINQEYGSKSPKVQIAELPPIRGDAPMLKQVWLNLISNAFKYSSKSQDPFVEIGFLNGEGNRIFFVKDNGVGFDDQYSHKLFKVFQRLHSNEEFNGTGIGLAIVDRIVQRHGGKVWAEGKMGQGATFYFTIPNKE